A region from the Chitinispirillum alkaliphilum genome encodes:
- a CDS encoding Radical SAM domain protein, translating into MIESAIGKKLDALVQRGFLRSACIELTQKCNIACDYCYLTQKKHQLELPEVKSIVNRIDELGVLTLMLTGGEIFYRDDIIEILTHIFKKGFFDIVMLTNGTAFTKEHLGFLSDNSDRFTSIRFSFFSHIPDVHDGFVKKKGAFSKALKSAQQLRDAGVNVKVIINLLEQNVDNFGETKSYFTSQGFQVSIGIAKTFPDKHIKENYESTTTTDFYRKFFDQMDEKVRKGMMRVYDKETKNNRLKESLCSSMFGIATVLADGTLVPCLAFRNVPFGNVLTDPRPITRIFSESPLYQKLKKTTRSDVVSCKDCRHVNYCRPCPGAMLEENNSYLQPCSQMCNYVESLHNVCS; encoded by the coding sequence ATGATTGAAAGCGCAATTGGTAAAAAACTGGATGCCCTGGTTCAGAGAGGATTTTTGAGATCTGCATGTATTGAACTTACACAGAAGTGCAATATTGCATGTGACTACTGTTATTTGACACAAAAGAAACATCAGCTTGAGCTGCCGGAAGTGAAATCAATAGTGAATAGAATTGATGAACTCGGAGTTTTAACACTGATGCTTACTGGCGGAGAGATTTTTTACAGAGATGATATTATAGAAATACTAACCCATATTTTTAAAAAAGGGTTTTTCGACATTGTAATGCTTACCAACGGAACCGCTTTCACAAAAGAACACCTCGGTTTCCTTTCGGATAACTCTGACAGGTTTACCTCCATCAGGTTCTCATTTTTTTCCCATATTCCAGACGTGCATGATGGATTCGTAAAGAAAAAGGGGGCGTTCAGTAAAGCCTTAAAATCCGCACAGCAGCTCAGGGATGCAGGAGTAAATGTTAAGGTAATAATAAATCTTCTGGAACAAAATGTCGACAACTTCGGAGAAACAAAATCATATTTCACTTCACAGGGCTTTCAGGTAAGTATTGGTATAGCAAAGACTTTTCCCGATAAACATATTAAAGAGAACTATGAAAGTACAACGACAACTGATTTTTACCGGAAATTTTTCGATCAAATGGATGAAAAAGTACGTAAAGGAATGATGCGTGTTTATGATAAAGAAACAAAAAACAATAGATTGAAAGAATCGTTGTGTTCCAGCATGTTCGGGATTGCAACTGTTCTGGCTGATGGAACTTTGGTTCCCTGTCTTGCATTCAGAAATGTGCCTTTCGGCAATGTGCTAACTGATCCGCGGCCGATTACCCGGATTTTTTCAGAATCACCCTTGTATCAGAAATTAAAGAAAACGACACGCTCTGATGTGGTATCCTGTAAAGATTGCAGACATGTCAATTATTGCAGGCCATGTCCGGGCGCCATGCTCGAAGAGAATAATTCTTATCTTCAACCATGCAGTCAAATGTGTAATTATGTTGAATCACTCCATAACGTCTGCTCCTGA
- a CDS encoding Glucose 1-dehydrogenase: MYRAQQLRDFNQGCFICTLSLKWNYMEYYSKHNLPTPKEPHCPVYHCLPNQKAIVTGASSGIGKEVAIMLAKAGADVCVNYSKSEHKASEVAEEINLRTDCNAFTFKADVSKEDEVLSMFNAAQKRFGHIDIVVCNAGIQRDAPLVDMSVAQFDEVIGINLRGQFLCSREAVRIFKKQGIIENTSCSAGKILSIASVHDIIPWAGHVNYAASKGGVAMLIKSIAQEVAQYRIRANIISPGAIRTPINIQTWQNHEAYEELMKLIPYKRIGEPREVGRCAVWLASDQSDYINGATVYIDGGMTLYPGFETGG, translated from the coding sequence ATGTACCGGGCACAGCAATTGCGGGATTTTAACCAAGGATGTTTCATCTGCACCCTTTCATTGAAATGGAACTATATGGAATATTATTCAAAACACAACCTTCCCACTCCCAAGGAACCTCACTGCCCCGTTTACCACTGTCTTCCAAACCAAAAGGCCATAGTTACAGGCGCAAGTTCCGGTATCGGCAAAGAGGTAGCCATAATGCTTGCCAAAGCGGGAGCAGATGTATGTGTGAACTATTCAAAAAGTGAACACAAGGCATCAGAGGTTGCCGAAGAAATAAATCTCAGAACAGATTGCAATGCGTTTACCTTCAAAGCGGATGTGAGCAAAGAGGATGAAGTTCTCTCGATGTTTAATGCCGCCCAAAAACGATTCGGCCACATAGATATTGTGGTGTGCAATGCAGGAATTCAAAGAGATGCACCTCTTGTGGATATGAGCGTAGCACAATTCGATGAAGTTATCGGGATAAATCTCAGGGGTCAGTTTTTGTGTTCACGTGAAGCTGTTAGGATATTCAAAAAACAAGGTATAATTGAAAACACCTCCTGCAGCGCAGGTAAAATTCTAAGTATCGCTTCGGTACACGACATTATCCCCTGGGCGGGACATGTAAACTATGCAGCCTCTAAGGGTGGAGTGGCTATGCTGATCAAAAGCATTGCCCAGGAAGTCGCTCAGTACAGAATCAGAGCGAACATCATCTCTCCCGGAGCTATCAGAACGCCCATTAACATCCAGACATGGCAAAACCATGAAGCCTACGAAGAACTTATGAAACTGATTCCATATAAAAGAATAGGTGAGCCCAGAGAAGTTGGAAGATGTGCAGTATGGCTTGCTTCCGATCAATCTGACTATATAAATGGAGCCACTGTCTACATCGATGGCGGAATGACTCTATACCCAGGTTTTGAAACCGGTGGATAA